A genomic window from Brassica oleracea var. oleracea cultivar TO1000 chromosome C8, BOL, whole genome shotgun sequence includes:
- the LOC106308891 gene encoding uncharacterized protein LOC106308891: MGEETQAALMQALRDLQEEMKNMRQELGGRMDRIEHRPVIRPQRRVDFGTAQANTMPAGTAPRRTGIHFNDIPEASNTHQQPEDDPGPFYPQNQNQRRTEEQDDYGEEDEEDEDFLPRPRAPRRQNRNQGFEEGDFLPPQRAPRQQNYNQGPEHIKMNAPGYAGKVDPEAYLDWEKRMDHIFAYYNHPGPKRVALAVAQLTDNALSWWDRLYSDRRRNGLRQLDSWLDMKDAMKQRFVPQHFHRDLQRKLRALKQGSKSVEEYYEEFEKLRNRLDLNEDEEATMAQFFDGLQERLSCKVEIHVYADMKDLFHLAIQAEQHIKKKSSKGKSQVSWNSSNSNYNKSVDKGKGVEGDSQTKPRTTEPTKDNKTEPAKTTNPQRARDITCFKCRGRGHMARECPIQRVMLLTDDDYESRDEGEVPEIQEEYGEVEYADVGESLMIRRVLSVLVQPVETIQRENIFHSRCTIKGKVCNLIIDGGSCTNAASAYMVEKLGLEKTKHPHPYRLRRLDDKVELKIKEQVTIPFSIGKYQDEVVCDVVPMQAGHVLLGRPWQWDRETKHDGRTNMYTFMHDKRKISLAPLTPAQVHEIHLQMVKKKEKYVKSNFLIRPSCVRKAAATKHTMLLMIFKELLSAGSDELTLHPEITKLLDMFKDVFPEEIPHGLPPLRGIEHQIDFVPGAALPNKPAYRVNPEETKELERQVQDLLDKGYVRESLSPCAVPVLLVPKKDGTWRMCVDC, from the coding sequence ATGGGAGAAGAAACTCAAGCAGCTTTGATGCAGGCCCTCCGTGATCTGCAAGAAGAGATGAAGAACATGAGACAAGAACTTGGAGGCAGGATGGACCGGATTGAGCATAGGCCAGTCATTAGGCCACAGAGACGAGTTGACTTTGGAACAGCTCAGGCCAATACAATGCCAGCGGGCACAGCTCCAAGAAGAACCGGAATACACTTCAACGACATTCCGGAGGCTAGCAATACTCATCAACAACCAGAAGATGACCCCGGACCTTTCTATCCCCAAAACCAGAATCAAAGGAGAACTGAGGAACAAGATGACTATGGCGAAGAAGATGAAGAGGATGAGGACTTCTTACCCCGGCCAAGAGCCCCACGCAGGCAAAACCGCAACCAAGGGTTTGAAGAAGGAGACTTCTTACCGCCACAGAGAGCTCCACGCCAACAAAACTATAATCAAGGACCAGAGCACATCAAGATGAATGCTCCCGGCTATGCGGGAAAGGTTGATCCAGAAGCTTACCTAGACTGGGAGAAAAGGATGGATCACATTTTTGCCTACTATAACCACCCTGGTCCTAAAAGAGTTGCTTTGGCAGTAGCCCAGCTCACGGACAATGCTCTTTCCTGGTGGGATAGATTATACTCCGATAGGAGAAGGAACGGCCTGAGGCAACTAGACTCTTGGTTAGACATGAAAGATGCGATGAAGCAACGGTTTGTGCCTCAACACTTTCACAGAGACTTGCAAAGGAAGTTACGGGCACTCAAGCAGGGCAGCAAGTCAGTGGAAGAATACTATGAAGAGTTTGAGAAACTAAGAAACCGCTTGGACCTTAATGAAGATGAGGAAGCTACCATGGCTCAGTTCTTCGACGGTTTACAGGAGAGGTTAAGCTGCAAGGTGGAGATACATGTTTATGCTGACATGAAGGACCTGTTCCATCTAGCTATCCAAGCTGAACAACACATCAAGAAGAAGAGCTCCAAGGGCAAGTCTCAAGTTTCTTGGAATTCAAGCAATAGCAACTACAACAAGTCGGTGGACAAAGGAAAAGGGGTTGAAGGAGACAGCCAGACTAAGCCTCGCACCACCGAACCCACGAAGGACAACAAAACCGAGCCAGCCAAAACTACCAACCCCCAACGTGCCAGAGACATCACATGTTTCAAATGTAGAGGCCGAGGACACATGGCAAGAGAATGCCCAATTCAGAGGGTTATGCTGCTCACTGATGACGACTATGAGTCTCGTGATGAAGGAGAAGTACCTGAGATTCAAGAAGAGTATGGAGAGGTTGAATATGCTGATGTGGGAGAGAGCTTGATGATCAGACGTGTGCTTAGCGTCCTAGTGCAACCCGTCGAGACAATCCAAAGAGAAAACATATTCCACAGCCGTTGCACCATAAAAGGCAAGGTATGTAACCTTATCATAGATGGTGGGTCTTGTACTAATGCTGCTAGTGCTTACATGGTAGAGAAACTTGGCCTAGAAAAGACAAAGCATCCGCATCCATATAGGCTAAGGCGGTTAGATGATAAGGTTGAGCTTAAAATTAAAGAACAAGTGACCATTCCATTTAGCATTGGTAAGTATCAAGATGAAGTAGTTTGTGATGTAGTCCCTATGCAAGCTGGACATGTATTGTTAGGAAGACCATGGCAGTGGGATAGAGAAACTAAGCATGATGGTAGAACTAACATGTATACATTCATGCATGATAAGCGTAAGATAAGCTTAGCACCTCTCACCCCAGCACAAGTTCATGAAATTCATTTGCAAATGGTTAAGAAAAAGGAAAAGTATGTTAAATCAAACTTTCTTATCCGTCCTAGCTGCGTAAGAAAGGCTGCTGCTACCAAACACACAATGCTACTAATGATCTTTAAGGAGCTTTTGAGTGCAGGTTCTGATGAGTTAACTCTTCATCCAGAGATTACTAAGCTTCTTGACATGTTCAAAGATGTGTTTCCAGAGGAGATTCCACACGGTTTACCCCCACTCCGAGGCATTGAGCACCAGATAGATTTTGTGCCAGGAGCTGCTCTGCCAAACAAACCGGCTTATAGGGTGAACCCGGAAGAGACTAAGGAGTTGGAGAGACAAGTTCAGGACCTATTGGACAAAGGATACGTGAGGGAGAGCCTCAGTCCATGCGCTGTACCTGTCTTACTTGTACCAAAGAAGGACGGGACATGGAGAATGTGTGTAGACTGCTGA